A stretch of the Corvus moneduloides isolate bCorMon1 chromosome 8, bCorMon1.pri, whole genome shotgun sequence genome encodes the following:
- the POLL gene encoding DNA polymerase lambda isoform X2 encodes MEPRGIVKAFPKRKKVRDDSGKSIPPKILKEEGTEIPEEWLKPVIAYVLQAGIGQARAEIFHRQIVQNGGVVHSQLSLEVTHVIVAEDMDCDRAFRLLKLTRLRPGLQLVKASWLSACIRDQKLLSTAGYGVFMPPRYLEEGEFQKEQQQILDRVKIQPPAETGAVKPNTESQVEHSSQQGLGTLGQQQLAEKYSDDEDSEGEDAGVTQGDLEALISGHYPVKSSEEISDSSYTVAQPPSKWVCAQSSNTKKENHNQCITEKLEVLAKAYSVQGDKWRALGYSKAINALKSYHKPVTSYQEACKIPGIGKRMAEKILEILESGHLRKLDHISERVPVLELFSNIWGAGVKTAQMWYQQGFRTLDDIRTKATLTSQQAVGLKHYTDFLERMPREEAAEIEQTVRQAALALKPGLVCVACGSYRRGKATCGDVDVLVTHPDGQSHRGVFNKLLDSLRRSGFLTDDLVSQEDNGDQKKYLGVCRLPGPAQRHRRLDIIVVPYQEFACALLYFTGSAHFNRSMRALAKTKGMSLSEHALSSAVVRGPGGAKVSSGHTLPTPTERDVFIQLGLPYREPSERDW; translated from the exons ATGGAGCCACGAGGGATTGTCAAAGCCTTTCCCAAGAGGAAGAAGGTGAGGGATGATTCGGGGAAAAGCATCCCTCCAAAGATCCTGAAAGAGGAAGGAACAGAAATACCTGAGG AGTGGCTGAAACCAGTCATCGCCTACGTGTTGCAAGCCGGCATTGGCCAGGCCAGGGCTGAGATCTTCCACAGGCAGATTGTCCAGAACGGGGGTGTCGTACACAGCCAGCTCTCCTTGGAGGTGACGCACGTCATTGTGGCTGAGGACATGGACTGCGATCGCGCCTTTCGGCTCCTCAAGTTAACCAGGCTGCGCCCGGGGCTGCAGCTGGTGAAGGCATCCTGGCTGAGTGCTTGCATTAGAGACCAGAAGCTGCTGAGTACTGCTGGCTATGGTGTCTTTATGCCTCCCAG GTACCTGGAGGAGGGAGAGTTCcagaaagaacagcagcagatcCTGGACAGAGTAAAAATCCAGCCCCCAGCAGAGACGGGAGCAGTGAAACCAAATACTGAATCACAGGTGGAACATTCCTCACAGCAAGGCTTGGGCACCCTTGGACAGCAGCAACTGGCTGAG AAATACTCTGATGATGAAGACAGTGAAGGAGAAGATGCTGGTGTCACCCAGGGAGATCTGGAAGCATTGATTTCTGGCCACTACCCTGTGAAATCATCAGAGGAGATCAGTGACAGCTCTTACACAGTGGCCCAGCCTCCCAGCAAGTGGGTTTGTGCCCAGTCTTCCAACACCAAGAAGGAAAATCACAACCAATGCAtcacagagaagctggaagTGCTGGCAAAGGCTTACTCTGTCCAGGGAGACAAGTGGAGAGCTCTGGGCTACTCCAAAGCAATCAACGCGCTCAAGAGCTACCACAAACCAGTCACCTCCTACCAG GAAGCCTGTAAAATCCCTGGGATTGGGAAGCGGATGGCAGAGAAGATCCTGGAGATCTTGGAGAGTGGGCACCTGCGCAAGCTGGATCACATCAGTGAGAGAGTGCCTGTGCTGGAGTTATTTTCCAACATCTGGGGAGCAGGGGTCAAGACAGCTCAGATGTGGTACCAGCAG GGTTTCCGGACACTGGATGACATCCGCACCAAGGCCACTCTGACCAGCCAGCAGGCTGTGGGACTGAAGCACTACACGGATTTCCTGGAGCGCATGCCTCgggaggaagctgcagaaatAGAGCAGACT GTCAGACAAGCTGCCCTGGCCCTGAAGCCTGGCCTCGTGTGTGTGGCCTGTGGCTCCTACCGTCGGGGAAAGGCCACCTGTGGAGATGTGGATGTGCTGGTCACTCACCCGGATGGGCAGTCTCACCGTGGGGTGTTCAACAAGCTGCTCGACAGCCTCCGCAGGAGCG GCTTCCTTACAGATGACCTGGTGAGTCAGGAGGACAATGGTGACCAGAAGAAGTACCTGGGCGTGTGCCGCCTGCCCGGGCCAGCGCAGCGTCACCGCCGCCTCGACATCATCGTGGTGCCATACCAGGAGTTCGCCTGTGCCCTGCTCTACTTCACGGGCTCGGCTCACTTCAACCGCTCCATGCGCGCCCTGGCCAAGACCAAGGGCATGAGCCTGTCGGAGCACGCGCTCAGCTCGGCCGTGGTGCGAGGCCCTGGGGGTGCCAAGGTGTCGTCTGGCCACACTCTGCCCACTCCCACCGAGAGAGATGTCTTCAttcagctggggctgccctaCCGGGAGCCCTCGGAACGAGACTGGTGA
- the DPCD gene encoding protein DPCD, protein MAVPSWLERLRAARKTALVQDGKRKIHYLFEDGKEMAEEYDIKTGQLMSRKWREKNTLGGTGKWQVEVGEPTSPLLGALDSELITESSSNPIFMRKDTLSSFQWRIRNLPYPKEVYSVSVEEEQHCCVIRTTNKKYYKKFSIPDLDRYHLPLDAAALSFTHANNTLIITYQKPKEILAAEEQLQKELKKIKAANSGDGDCTTQ, encoded by the exons ATGGCGGTGCCGAGCTGGCTGGAGCGGCTGCGGGCGGCCCGCAAGACGGCGCTGGTGCAGGACG GGAAGCGGAAGATCCACTACTTGTTCGAGGATGGGAAGGAGATGGCCGAAGAGTACGACATTAAGACTGGCCAGTTAATGA gtAGAAAATGGCGAGAGAAGAACACCCTAGGGGGCACTGGCAAGTGGCAGGTGGAAGTGGGAGAGCCGACCTCGCCGCTTCTGGGAGCACTGGATTCAGAGCTTATAACAGAGAGCAGCTCAAAT CCTATCTTCATGAGGAAGGATACCCTGAGCAGCTTCCAGTGGCGGATCCGTAACCTTCCCTACCCCAAGGAGGTCTACAGTGTCTctgtggaggaggagcagcactgctgtgtcaTCCGGACCACCAACAAGAA GTACTATAAAAAGTTCTCTATTCCTGATCTGGACCGATACCACCTTCCCTTGGATGCAGCTGCCCTGAGCTTCACCCATGCCAACAACACCCTGATCATCACG TACCAGAAGCCGAAGGAGATCCTGGCTGcagaagagcagctgcagaaggagctgaaGAAGATAAAGGCAGCTAACAGTGGAGATGGAGACTGTACAACTCAGTAG
- the POLL gene encoding DNA polymerase lambda isoform X1, whose product MEPRGIVKAFPKRKKVRDDSGKSIPPKILKEEGTEIPEAEWLKPVIAYVLQAGIGQARAEIFHRQIVQNGGVVHSQLSLEVTHVIVAEDMDCDRAFRLLKLTRLRPGLQLVKASWLSACIRDQKLLSTAGYGVFMPPRYLEEGEFQKEQQQILDRVKIQPPAETGAVKPNTESQVEHSSQQGLGTLGQQQLAEKYSDDEDSEGEDAGVTQGDLEALISGHYPVKSSEEISDSSYTVAQPPSKWVCAQSSNTKKENHNQCITEKLEVLAKAYSVQGDKWRALGYSKAINALKSYHKPVTSYQEACKIPGIGKRMAEKILEILESGHLRKLDHISERVPVLELFSNIWGAGVKTAQMWYQQGFRTLDDIRTKATLTSQQAVGLKHYTDFLERMPREEAAEIEQTVRQAALALKPGLVCVACGSYRRGKATCGDVDVLVTHPDGQSHRGVFNKLLDSLRRSGFLTDDLVSQEDNGDQKKYLGVCRLPGPAQRHRRLDIIVVPYQEFACALLYFTGSAHFNRSMRALAKTKGMSLSEHALSSAVVRGPGGAKVSSGHTLPTPTERDVFIQLGLPYREPSERDW is encoded by the exons ATGGAGCCACGAGGGATTGTCAAAGCCTTTCCCAAGAGGAAGAAGGTGAGGGATGATTCGGGGAAAAGCATCCCTCCAAAGATCCTGAAAGAGGAAGGAACAGAAATACCTGAGG CAGAGTGGCTGAAACCAGTCATCGCCTACGTGTTGCAAGCCGGCATTGGCCAGGCCAGGGCTGAGATCTTCCACAGGCAGATTGTCCAGAACGGGGGTGTCGTACACAGCCAGCTCTCCTTGGAGGTGACGCACGTCATTGTGGCTGAGGACATGGACTGCGATCGCGCCTTTCGGCTCCTCAAGTTAACCAGGCTGCGCCCGGGGCTGCAGCTGGTGAAGGCATCCTGGCTGAGTGCTTGCATTAGAGACCAGAAGCTGCTGAGTACTGCTGGCTATGGTGTCTTTATGCCTCCCAG GTACCTGGAGGAGGGAGAGTTCcagaaagaacagcagcagatcCTGGACAGAGTAAAAATCCAGCCCCCAGCAGAGACGGGAGCAGTGAAACCAAATACTGAATCACAGGTGGAACATTCCTCACAGCAAGGCTTGGGCACCCTTGGACAGCAGCAACTGGCTGAG AAATACTCTGATGATGAAGACAGTGAAGGAGAAGATGCTGGTGTCACCCAGGGAGATCTGGAAGCATTGATTTCTGGCCACTACCCTGTGAAATCATCAGAGGAGATCAGTGACAGCTCTTACACAGTGGCCCAGCCTCCCAGCAAGTGGGTTTGTGCCCAGTCTTCCAACACCAAGAAGGAAAATCACAACCAATGCAtcacagagaagctggaagTGCTGGCAAAGGCTTACTCTGTCCAGGGAGACAAGTGGAGAGCTCTGGGCTACTCCAAAGCAATCAACGCGCTCAAGAGCTACCACAAACCAGTCACCTCCTACCAG GAAGCCTGTAAAATCCCTGGGATTGGGAAGCGGATGGCAGAGAAGATCCTGGAGATCTTGGAGAGTGGGCACCTGCGCAAGCTGGATCACATCAGTGAGAGAGTGCCTGTGCTGGAGTTATTTTCCAACATCTGGGGAGCAGGGGTCAAGACAGCTCAGATGTGGTACCAGCAG GGTTTCCGGACACTGGATGACATCCGCACCAAGGCCACTCTGACCAGCCAGCAGGCTGTGGGACTGAAGCACTACACGGATTTCCTGGAGCGCATGCCTCgggaggaagctgcagaaatAGAGCAGACT GTCAGACAAGCTGCCCTGGCCCTGAAGCCTGGCCTCGTGTGTGTGGCCTGTGGCTCCTACCGTCGGGGAAAGGCCACCTGTGGAGATGTGGATGTGCTGGTCACTCACCCGGATGGGCAGTCTCACCGTGGGGTGTTCAACAAGCTGCTCGACAGCCTCCGCAGGAGCG GCTTCCTTACAGATGACCTGGTGAGTCAGGAGGACAATGGTGACCAGAAGAAGTACCTGGGCGTGTGCCGCCTGCCCGGGCCAGCGCAGCGTCACCGCCGCCTCGACATCATCGTGGTGCCATACCAGGAGTTCGCCTGTGCCCTGCTCTACTTCACGGGCTCGGCTCACTTCAACCGCTCCATGCGCGCCCTGGCCAAGACCAAGGGCATGAGCCTGTCGGAGCACGCGCTCAGCTCGGCCGTGGTGCGAGGCCCTGGGGGTGCCAAGGTGTCGTCTGGCCACACTCTGCCCACTCCCACCGAGAGAGATGTCTTCAttcagctggggctgccctaCCGGGAGCCCTCGGAACGAGACTGGTGA